The DNA window GCAAGACCCCCTTCCAGATCTCGGCCGTTACCGGCAGGGGCATGACCGAGGTTCTGCGGGCGCTGCGCGACATCATCGTCGAGAACAATGCCGAGGAAAAGCCGGCCAAGGCGCCGAAACTCCGGCATCGCGACATGATCGTCAGCGAAGAGGGCGAGGACGAGGATGGGGCCGATGACCAGCCGTAAGCCGCTCGGCCGCTACCGCCGCATCGTCATCAAGATCGGCTCCGCTTTGTTGGTCGATCGCAAAGCCGGGCTGAAGAAGGGTTGGCTTGATGCCATGTGCGCCGATATTGCGGGGCTGAAGGCCAAGGGGATCGACGTGCTCGTCGTCTCCTCAGGGGCAATCGCGCTCGGCCGTTCGGTGCTCGACCTGCCCTCGGGCGCACTGAAGCTCGAGGAAAGCCAGGCCGCCGCCGCCGTCGGCCAGATCGCCTTAGCGCGCGCCTGGTCGGAAAGCCTGTCGCGCGACGAGATCGTCGCCGGCCAGATCCTGCTGACGCTCGGAGACACCGAGGAGCGCCGCCGCTATCTCAATGCGCGCGCAACCATCAATCAGCTGCTGAAGATCGGCGCCGTGCCGATCATCAACGAGAACGACACTGTCGCGACCAGCGAGATCCGCTATGGCGACAATGACCGTCTCGCCGCCCGGGTGGCGACGATGACGGGCGCCGACCTGCTCATTCTTCTCTCCGATATCGACGGCCTCTATACCGCGCCGCCGCATCTCGATCCGAACGCGACCTTCCTGGAAACGATCGCCGAAATCAC is part of the Rhizobium bangladeshense genome and encodes:
- the proB gene encoding glutamate 5-kinase is translated as MTSRKPLGRYRRIVIKIGSALLVDRKAGLKKGWLDAMCADIAGLKAKGIDVLVVSSGAIALGRSVLDLPSGALKLEESQAAAAVGQIALARAWSESLSRDEIVAGQILLTLGDTEERRRYLNARATINQLLKIGAVPIINENDTVATSEIRYGDNDRLAARVATMTGADLLILLSDIDGLYTAPPHLDPNATFLETIAEITPEIEAMAGGAASELSRGGMRTKIDAGKIATTSGCAMIIASGKTESPLSAIENGARSSWFAPSGTPVTARKTWIAGQLQPAGELHVDDGAVTALGAGKSLLPAGVRSISGLFSRGDTVAIIGPAGREIARGLASYDAEDARRIAGRKSAEIEAILGYAGRAAMVHRDDMVMTAQIGQKSERQKKDASYA